The Erpetoichthys calabaricus chromosome 13, fErpCal1.3, whole genome shotgun sequence genome has a window encoding:
- the LOC114664010 gene encoding potassium voltage-gated channel subfamily S member 2-like yields the protein MTGQSLEELTEASFEDSVICINVGGFKKKLRSNTLSRFPETRLARLLSCQSKESILELCDDYDDNEKEFYFDRNPTLFPYVLNFYNTGRLHVMAELCIFSFSQEIEYWGINEFFIDSCCSNIYHCRKIEPEHEDWDDRSEEGSTTSSFDEILGFYNDAAKFDMQPLGAIRRRIWLMLDNPGYSIPSRIFSVLSILVVLGSIATMCMNSMSDFLIYDSDGKSHEDPRFETVEHFGIGWFTLELIARFVVAPDLIRFFEHPLNIIDLMSILPFYLTLIINLVVESSPALANLGRVAQVLRLMRIFRILKLARHSTGLRSLGATLKNSYKEVGLLLLYLSVGVSFFSVVAYTIEKEENDGLATIPACWWWATVSMTTVGYGDVVPGSIAGKLTASACILAGILVVVLPITLIFNKFSHFYKRQKKLETAMRSCDFDEGIKEVPSINLRNYYAHKVKSLMVSLSNMSRSSPSEQSLDSSLQ from the coding sequence ATGACcggccagagtctggaggagctGACAGAGGCCAGTTTTGAAGACAGTGTCATCTGTATAAATGTGGGAGGATTTAAGAAAAAGCTGAGGTCCAACACCCTTTCCCGGTTTCCAGAAACGAGACTCGCGAGGCTATTGAGTTGCCAGTCAAAAGAGTCGATATTAGAACTTTGTGACGATTATGACGACAATGAAAAGGAATTTTATTTTGACCGAAATCCCACGCTTTTCCCTTACGTGCTTAATTTTTACAACACTGGACGACTCCACGTAATGGCCGAACTCTGCATTTTTTCCTTTAGCCAAGAGATCGAATACTGGGGCATCAATGAATTTTTCATTGACTCCTGCTGTAGTAACATTTACCACTGCAGAAAAATTGAGCCGGAACACGAAGACTGGGATGACAGAAGTGAAGAAGGCAGCACCACTTCCTCCTTTGATGAGATACTTGGGTTTTACAACGATGCTGCTAAATTTGATATGCAGCCGCTGGGAGCCATTCGGAGGAGGATATGGTTAATGCTGGACAACCCTGGCTATTCTATTCCCAGCAGGATTTTCAGTGTGCTTTCTATTCTGGTGGTTCTGGGCTCTATCGCTACCATGTGCATGAACAGTATGTCTGACTTTTTGATTTACGATAGTGATGGCAAGTCTCACGAGGATCCCCGATTTGAAACAGTGGAACACTTTGGTATTGGATGGTTCACGCTTGAGTTGATTGCTAGATTTGTTGTTGCTCCAGATCTTATCAGATTTTTTGAGCACCCTTTAAATATTATTGACCTGATGTCAATACTGCCTTTCTATCTGACCCTTATTATCAACCTGGTGGTTGAGAGCAGCCCAGCACTTGCAAATCTTGGTCGAGTGGCTCAAGTACTCAGACTGATGAGGATTTTCCGCATCTTGAAACTAGCCAGGCACTCAACGGGTCTCAGATCTTTAGGAGCAACACTCAAGAACAGCTATAAAGAAGTGGGGCTTCTGCTGCTTTACTTATCGGTTGGAGTATCATTTTTCTCTGTTGTAGCTTACAccatagaaaaagaagaaaatgatggCCTGGCCACCATTCCTGCCTGTTGGTGGTGGGCCACTGTTAGTATGACCACAGTGGGGTATGGAGATGTAGTCCCAGGATCAATAGCGGGGAAGCTTACAGCATCTGCCTGTATTTTGGCTGGAATTTTAGTGGTTGTGCTGCCCATCACGCTCATCTTTAACAAGTTTTCCCACTTCTACAAACGTCAGAAGAAACTGGAAACCGCCATGAGGAGCTGTGACTTTGATGAAGGAATAAAAGAGGTCCCCTCAATTAACTTGAGGAACTACTATGCACATAAAGTGAAATCACTGATGGTCAGCCTTTCAAACATGAGTCGGAGCTCCCCAAGCGAGCAGAGCCTTGACAGTTCTTTACAATAA